In Cytophagia bacterium CHB2, the genomic stretch TTGCTCGAAGCGGCACGGCAAAGTCGTGGCCGGCAGTTGCGCCGCAGGCTCTGCCAAAAGCGTGATTTGTCGCGGCGAAAAATTATGCTGAGTAATGAGCGCGTCATGAAGCTGTAAGGCAAACTGGCCGAATTTCTCGGTGTAAGCTTCTGTGCCGCCCTTGCCCGCGATGATGACGACGCGCGTTTCGGCCAAAAGTTGTGGAGAAGGCGCCAGTGTAATGCTCAGGAGTACCCCGCCGAGGAATGATTTGAATCCCGGCCGCGGAAGATTTTTCATGAGGTTTTTGCCTAATTTGAAAACTTCTATTTCAGGTTCAACGCCCTCGCTTTAGGACAAACCTCGGGCGCGGCGAATGAACCACTCCGTTGCCAGCAGGGCCACGATCATCAGAAAAAAGATGGGCGCATCCCAAATATCATGCTCCGTCAATTTCGAAAACGAACTGCGTGAAACCGAGATGGCATCGGGCAAATCTTGCGACTCGTCGAGGTGGAAATAACGCCCGCCGGTGATTTCAGCCAGGCGTTGCAAAAGCGGTGCTTGCAAATCGACATTAGCCAGCTCCGCCTGCGAGGGTTCGATAAAAAATGCGGTTTCGGCTTTGCCGAGAAACTGACCTTGCCGGCCATGCGCCAAAATCTCAACGCGATACAGGCCTTCATGCGCCGCTTCGTAGCGCGCGAGATACTTGGCGCGGCTGTCAGCGGAAAGATCTGCGCCCGCCGTTAAGGTAACCGCTTGATTGGCGGCGTCTGTAATTTTAACCGATACATTCGCATTTTCATAGGGCGTGAACGCGCTGTCGCGCACTTCGATGTGCAACGCAATGTCTTCACCCGGCGAATAGCTTTCGCGGTCCAACTCGACGGTGACCGGCTCAGGCGATTGCAGGCTGAGCCAGTGCATGAGTTGGCGCCAAAAGCGTTCGTGCGTTTGATCGCGATGATCGAGGCGCATTTGCCAGCGCCACGTGCTGCTGGTCGCCAAGACGCCGGTGCGGCCGCGGCCAAAGCGCTGCGTTGCGAGCAAAATGCGCGGGGCCTCTTCGCGATGCAGCGGATGTACGGCGAGAATCGTCGCGCCCGGCTTGGCAGCGCCGAGCGGATTATAACCCTGCAGCAACGGCAATCTGCCCCAAATCTGCGCGTTCTCAACCGGGTCGCCGTGCAATTGCAGCAACGGCATGGTCAGATATTCTGCCGTCGGTTGAAAACGAAATTCTTCGTGCAATTGCGGCGCAATCGCGCGGCCATCGGTTGCGGCGTATGTGGGCAGCTCGACCGGCAGCAACTCCGCGATGGGCGTGCGTTGATATTCACCCTGCCCAAAGGAATGGCGGCCGCCGAGCATCATGAAACCGCCGCCGCGCTCGGCCACAAAATCCCTGACCAACTGCAATTGTTCCGGCGAGAAAAATGACGAGGACACGCTGCCAAAAACCACGGCCTGATAGCCGAACAACTCGCGACGATTTTTGGGAAAACCGCCGGCCAGCTCGCTGCTATGGCGCAAACCCAAACGCAAAAATTTTTCCGGTCCGGTTTTGAGCAAAGAGGTTAGTTGCAGCGTCTGATCGCCTTCCAGCGCGCGTGCCATGAATTTGTATTCCCACGGATGCAGTTCTTCGACGTACAGAATGCGCGCCGTGCGATTGCGGCTGTCCAACAGAAAACTTTTTTGATTGTTCGCGGCAACCAGTTCATTCGGTTGTTGCGCAATCGCGACGCTGTATTTGGCGAAACCCTGCCGGCCCGGCGAAAACTGCATGCTCGCGCGCGTGCTGCGATCTTGCAAAACCACCGGCTGTCGTTTGATGACGGTGTTGCCTTCGCGCAATTCCAATTCGACGCTTCTGCCGGCGAAGCCGCGCGATTGGATCAACGTGTTGACCTCGACCATGGCGTTTTCCAGCACGGAGCGCGCGGCATCAACCTTCGCCAGTTGAATGTCATTATTGATTTTCGTGCCAACGCCCACGGTAAAAAGCGGCACTTTGGCCGCCACCAAATCGCGGGCAGCTTCCAGCGGATCATTGCCAGCCGAGGCCGCGCCATCGCTCACGAGAACGACGCCCGAGAGCGTGCCCATTTGCGCCTGCCGCGCTGCATATGCCAGCGCTTGCGCGAGGTTCGTGCTCTCGCCTTCGCCGCGCAGTTGTTTGGCGTCGGCAAGCGGGCTAACGTTGGCGCTGAATTGTTGCGCCTCGACGCGGAAGTTTTTCTTGAGGCGGGAGATGATGCTGGCAGCATCGGTTTCCGAGCCGGCCCAGGCTGCAATCTGATCGACTCGGCGCCGGCCGCCCTCGCCATCCGGGATCGACATGCTTTGCGAATTATCCAGCAACAGCAAGACGCTGCTTTTCTGTGAAACCACCGTGGTTACGGAGAGCGCCGGCTCCAATAAACAAAAAACGAGCAGTACGATCGCAAGCACCCGGAGAGCAATGAGAATTGCATGCCAATGGCGTTGCAACGGCGTGGTGGTGCGGCGGTAAGCCAACCC encodes the following:
- a CDS encoding VWA domain-containing protein, with amino-acid sequence MFDFFFKYSPVVYDQGQWLLRWHPSLLVLLLLGVVLLALIGLAYRRTTTPLQRHWHAILIALRVLAIVLLVFCLLEPALSVTTVVSQKSSVLLLLDNSQSMSIPDGEGGRRRVDQIAAWAGSETDAASIISRLKKNFRVEAQQFSANVSPLADAKQLRGEGESTNLAQALAYAARQAQMGTLSGVVLVSDGAASAGNDPLEAARDLVAAKVPLFTVGVGTKINNDIQLAKVDAARSVLENAMVEVNTLIQSRGFAGRSVELELREGNTVIKRQPVVLQDRSTRASMQFSPGRQGFAKYSVAIAQQPNELVAANNQKSFLLDSRNRTARILYVEELHPWEYKFMARALEGDQTLQLTSLLKTGPEKFLRLGLRHSSELAGGFPKNRRELFGYQAVVFGSVSSSFFSPEQLQLVRDFVAERGGGFMMLGGRHSFGQGEYQRTPIAELLPVELPTYAATDGRAIAPQLHEEFRFQPTAEYLTMPLLQLHGDPVENAQIWGRLPLLQGYNPLGAAKPGATILAVHPLHREEAPRILLATQRFGRGRTGVLATSSTWRWQMRLDHRDQTHERFWRQLMHWLSLQSPEPVTVELDRESYSPGEDIALHIEVRDSAFTPYENANVSVKITDAANQAVTLTAGADLSADSRAKYLARYEAAHEGLYRVEILAHGRQGQFLGKAETAFFIEPSQAELANVDLQAPLLQRLAEITGGRYFHLDESQDLPDAISVSRSSFSKLTEHDIWDAPIFFLMIVALLATEWFIRRARGLS